The proteins below come from a single Fastidiosipila sanguinis genomic window:
- a CDS encoding glycoside hydrolase family 172 protein, producing the protein MYQGLGSLSKVTNGKTRSISPENYTGAVGQGGMMELEDGFAKEPARDLGKGWKVNPFIVIEAGKTWEIANIDGPGAINHIWLTPTGNWRYTIIRIYWDDSDIPSVEAPIGDFFCSGWGEYAQLSSLPVCVNPGSAFNCYWSMPFKKNARIELENLADEDVIMYYQIDYELRDVEPEEAYFHAQFRRVNPLPYKDVYTIVDGIEGKGHYVGTYMAWQVNNRGWWGEGEIKFYMDSDEEYPTICGTGTEDYFCGSYNFEDKTTGQYKEFTTPYAGLHQVIRPDHTYNSQMRFGMYRWHLTDPIRFEEKLRVTIQALGWRSNFRYLPLQDDIASVAFWYQDKPAKNMPKLPDRDFLEVI; encoded by the coding sequence ATGTATCAAGGATTAGGTAGCCTATCAAAGGTAACAAACGGTAAGACCCGCTCAATAAGCCCAGAGAACTATACTGGTGCAGTAGGACAGGGTGGAATGATGGAGCTTGAAGACGGCTTCGCCAAAGAGCCTGCAAGAGATCTAGGTAAAGGTTGGAAGGTCAATCCTTTCATAGTTATTGAAGCAGGCAAGACCTGGGAAATAGCTAACATCGATGGCCCAGGAGCAATCAACCACATTTGGCTGACACCAACAGGCAACTGGCGCTACACAATAATTAGAATTTACTGGGACGATTCAGATATTCCATCTGTTGAAGCTCCAATTGGTGACTTTTTCTGTTCAGGTTGGGGAGAATATGCACAGCTAAGTTCATTACCAGTATGTGTAAACCCAGGAAGTGCCTTTAACTGCTATTGGTCAATGCCTTTCAAGAAAAACGCAAGAATCGAGCTAGAGAATTTAGCAGATGAGGATGTAATCATGTACTATCAAATTGATTACGAGTTGCGTGATGTTGAGCCAGAGGAAGCATACTTCCACGCGCAATTTAGAAGAGTCAATCCTTTGCCATACAAAGATGTGTACACAATTGTAGATGGAATCGAAGGTAAAGGTCACTATGTTGGTACCTACATGGCTTGGCAAGTTAATAATAGAGGCTGGTGGGGTGAAGGTGAAATTAAGTTCTACATGGATAGTGATGAAGAATATCCAACAATTTGTGGAACTGGAACCGAAGACTACTTCTGTGGATCTTATAACTTCGAGGACAAGACAACCGGTCAGTACAAAGAGTTTACAACTCCATATGCAGGCTTACACCAAGTAATTAGACCAGATCATACCTATAATTCTCAAATGAGATTTGGAATGTATCGTTGGCATCTAACAGATCCAATTAGATTCGAAGAGAAATTAAGAGTCACTATCCAAGCTCTTGGTTGGCGTTCTAATTTCAGATATTTGCCACTTCAAGACGATATCGCATCAGTAGCGTTCTGGTATCAAGACAAACCAGCTAAGAATATGCCAAAACTACCTGATAGAGACTTCTTAGAAGTAATTTAA
- a CDS encoding glycoside hydrolase family 3 C-terminal domain-containing protein, which translates to MEINLDKTLEAMSKEDKIALLTGKGLWETRDFPHFNLPSITVADGPHGLGKREANKDHSDLEGTTKAVCFPTGSALAASFDKELIYEVAKRIGEAAKSENVGTVLGPAINIKRSPLCGRNFEYLSEDPYLTGELATAYVKGMQDQSVGTSLKHFAVNNQETNRMTVDARVSERALREIYLPGFEKTIKEAQPWSVMASYNLVNGSYSTENRYLLNDILRNEWGFSGIVISDWGAVNDKVRAIAAGLNIEMPESHYADKDILKALDDGDLSEEQLNARVREILAWISKCSVADAKSDLNKEKYNRDEHHNFAQYVASQSAVLLKNNNKVLPISEKESVLALGPYLKEPRFQGGGSSSVRAYKVSGAYETLKDKDNFSFIDEVITEDLELDQDKLEQAKEAAKTNDKVVIFAGLPNSFEIEGIDRQNLKMPASQNLLIKEIAKVNPNTIVLLHKGSPVEMEWEEDVAAILDLHLGGEAVGAATAEILLGEINPSGKLAETYPFRLEDTPAFGNFPGNPKSVNYAEDIFVGYRWYDTRKIDVLYPFGHGLSYSEFEYSNLRVEEIAEFNYRVKFTLKNTSNILGKEVYQLYVAAKDSKYSRPEKELKGFGKIELNPGEEKEIELELDYRSFAIYNEDIKDWFVPSGDYEIQIGSSSRDIRLVEILKIKGDAHPLVVNSQMTLEDIIMTNNFDKVKDLFFDMCIRSNNQDFLAHMKYIDENQDKIINKEIVVGGIQEPIHYYPCYFKVADNFVENIYKKIEEGE; encoded by the coding sequence ATGGAAATTAATCTTGATAAAACTTTAGAAGCAATGAGTAAAGAAGATAAAATTGCTTTGCTAACAGGTAAGGGATTATGGGAGACCAGAGATTTTCCTCATTTTAATTTGCCTTCCATTACTGTAGCTGACGGTCCTCATGGTTTGGGCAAAAGAGAAGCTAACAAAGACCATTCAGATTTAGAAGGCACAACCAAGGCTGTGTGTTTTCCGACAGGTTCTGCTTTAGCAGCTAGCTTTGACAAGGAGCTTATCTATGAAGTAGCTAAGCGTATTGGAGAAGCAGCGAAGAGCGAGAATGTTGGTACCGTTCTTGGCCCAGCTATAAATATTAAACGTAGTCCATTGTGTGGACGAAATTTCGAGTATTTATCCGAGGATCCATATTTGACGGGAGAATTGGCAACTGCATATGTCAAAGGTATGCAAGATCAATCAGTAGGTACCTCACTTAAGCATTTCGCAGTTAATAACCAAGAGACAAATAGAATGACAGTCGATGCAAGAGTTTCGGAACGAGCTTTGAGGGAGATATATTTACCAGGTTTTGAGAAAACTATTAAAGAAGCTCAACCTTGGTCTGTAATGGCCTCATATAATCTAGTGAATGGATCTTACAGTACAGAGAACAGATATCTCTTGAACGACATACTCAGAAATGAATGGGGTTTCTCAGGCATAGTAATTAGTGACTGGGGAGCTGTTAACGATAAGGTGAGAGCAATTGCAGCTGGTCTAAATATTGAAATGCCAGAGAGTCATTACGCGGATAAAGATATATTAAAAGCGTTGGACGATGGAGATTTAAGTGAAGAGCAACTCAATGCTAGAGTTAGAGAAATATTGGCTTGGATAAGTAAGTGCAGTGTTGCTGATGCTAAGTCTGACCTTAATAAAGAGAAATACAACAGAGACGAGCACCATAACTTTGCGCAATATGTAGCGAGCCAAAGTGCAGTTTTGTTGAAAAATAATAATAAAGTATTGCCAATATCTGAGAAAGAAAGTGTGCTTGCTCTAGGACCATACTTGAAAGAACCACGATTTCAGGGCGGAGGCTCTAGTTCCGTAAGAGCTTATAAAGTTAGTGGAGCCTATGAGACCTTAAAAGATAAAGATAATTTTAGCTTCATTGATGAAGTGATTACAGAAGATCTAGAATTAGATCAAGATAAACTAGAACAGGCCAAGGAAGCTGCTAAGACAAATGATAAGGTAGTTATATTCGCCGGTTTGCCAAATAGTTTCGAAATTGAGGGTATTGATAGACAAAACTTAAAAATGCCAGCCTCTCAAAATCTTTTGATCAAAGAAATTGCAAAAGTAAATCCAAACACAATTGTTTTGCTGCACAAAGGTAGTCCAGTTGAGATGGAGTGGGAGGAGGATGTTGCAGCGATTCTAGATTTGCATCTGGGAGGAGAAGCAGTTGGCGCAGCAACTGCTGAGATTTTGCTTGGTGAAATCAATCCTAGCGGTAAATTGGCTGAGACATATCCTTTTAGGTTAGAGGATACTCCTGCATTTGGGAATTTCCCAGGTAATCCAAAGAGTGTAAATTATGCAGAGGATATTTTTGTCGGCTACCGTTGGTATGACACGAGAAAAATAGATGTACTTTATCCATTTGGACACGGCTTATCTTATTCAGAGTTTGAATATAGTAATTTGAGGGTAGAAGAAATTGCTGAGTTTAATTATAGAGTGAAATTCACGCTAAAAAATACATCAAATATTCTTGGTAAAGAAGTTTATCAACTCTATGTAGCCGCGAAAGATAGCAAGTATTCAAGACCGGAGAAAGAACTCAAAGGATTCGGCAAAATTGAACTAAATCCAGGAGAAGAAAAAGAAATAGAGCTTGAATTGGACTACAGAAGTTTTGCAATTTATAACGAGGATATAAAAGATTGGTTTGTACCATCTGGTGATTATGAAATCCAGATAGGAAGTTCTAGTAGAGATATAAGGCTAGTAGAGATCCTTAAGATAAAGGGAGATGCGCATCCTCTTGTAGTCAACTCACAAATGACCTTAGAAGACATTATCATGACGAATAATTTCGATAAGGTAAAAGATCTATTTTTCGATATGTGCATAAGATCTAATAACCAAGATTTCCTAGCGCATATGAAATATATAGACGAGAACCAAGATAAAATAATTAACAAAGAGATAGTGGTAGGTGGTATTCAAGAGCCCATTCACTACTACCCTTGCTACTTCAAGGTAGCTGATAATTTTGTCGAAAATATATATAAAAAAATAGAAGAAGGAGAGTAA
- a CDS encoding glycoside hydrolase family 172 protein, translated as MFSPFNQTISSMPLLDKGVSRAITAENPKGEKGAGGQAYHPVLGQGRKGSPAIKLVKAGETVTLADIEGAGIINHMWITVTPKTDYNNMYVLRDIVLKMYWDGEENPSVEVPLGDFFCLGFGAVYKVNSALVSVNTRGGMNSYFQMPFKKAARIEIENQHRVDIPMFFYQIDYTLYPEGFSDDLDLAYFHAQWRRTPITTPGEDHVILDGVKGRGKYIGTFFSIQTLNRFWWGEGEVKFYIDGDGDFPTICGTGTEDYFGGAWCYTKKEGDRYVEDGYQTPYLGYCYFSTRDDTIEPRPFHDDTVVPMRSLYRWHVVDPIRFENDLKVTVQSIGLRGEEYFEREDDISTVSYWYQTHPHADFPRLPSREERWPR; from the coding sequence ATGTTTAGTCCATTCAATCAAACAATATCAAGTATGCCGTTATTAGATAAAGGAGTAAGCCGTGCGATAACAGCAGAGAATCCTAAAGGCGAAAAAGGCGCTGGTGGTCAAGCATACCATCCAGTCCTGGGCCAAGGACGAAAAGGTTCCCCAGCTATTAAGTTAGTCAAAGCAGGAGAGACAGTAACCTTAGCTGATATCGAAGGTGCAGGTATTATTAATCACATGTGGATTACAGTAACTCCAAAAACAGACTACAACAATATGTACGTTCTAAGAGATATTGTTTTGAAGATGTACTGGGATGGTGAAGAAAACCCATCAGTTGAAGTTCCTTTGGGAGATTTCTTCTGCTTAGGTTTCGGAGCTGTTTACAAAGTAAACTCTGCTCTCGTATCTGTTAATACACGTGGTGGTATGAATAGTTACTTCCAAATGCCTTTCAAAAAAGCAGCCAGAATAGAAATTGAGAACCAACATAGAGTTGATATCCCAATGTTCTTCTATCAAATCGATTACACCTTATATCCAGAAGGTTTCTCAGATGATTTAGATTTGGCATACTTCCATGCACAATGGAGAAGAACCCCAATCACAACTCCAGGTGAAGACCATGTTATTTTGGACGGAGTTAAAGGTAGAGGTAAATATATAGGAACATTCTTCTCAATCCAGACACTTAATAGATTCTGGTGGGGAGAAGGTGAGGTTAAATTCTACATTGATGGAGATGGCGACTTCCCAACAATTTGTGGTACAGGTACTGAGGATTACTTCGGTGGAGCCTGGTGCTACACCAAGAAAGAAGGGGATAGATACGTTGAAGACGGCTATCAAACACCATATCTTGGATACTGCTACTTCTCAACTAGAGATGACACCATTGAGCCTAGACCATTCCACGATGATACTGTTGTGCCAATGAGATCTCTATATCGCTGGCACGTTGTCGATCCAATCCGTTTCGAAAATGACCTAAAAGTCACAGTTCAATCAATTGGTCTAAGAGGTGAAGAGTATTTCGAGAGAGAAGATGATATAAGTACTGTTTCATATTGGTACCAAACACATCCACACGCAGACTTCCCAAGATTACCATCTAGAGAAGAGCGTTGGCCTAGATAA
- a CDS encoding ribokinase, which produces MNRKKVFVLGSFVMDLIVNAKRFPDRGETVLGETFSTAPGGKGANQAVQMGLLGLDVAMQGKVGNDDFGRVLVESAEAAGVDVSRVGRDGSFSAVGNVQIETREDGSNENRIIVVPGANLEISAKDVENFKEEIKNFDYLVQQQEIPLDINRETRKIAFEQGVEILLNPAPSYLLEDEDYKYISYLVPNEHELAELTGAKSEDFNDIETVVEHARQLINKGCPNVIVTLGSKGSCWVTADDYVYVEALKNVKSIDPTAAGDSFIGAFVFTLANDFEKAECLRFSNYVGALTVSKAGAQTSLSKLQEVYEYAKEHEEENSSLLRKIESIL; this is translated from the coding sequence ATGAATAGAAAAAAGGTATTTGTTCTAGGAAGCTTTGTCATGGACTTAATTGTAAATGCTAAGCGTTTCCCAGACAGAGGAGAAACTGTATTAGGAGAAACATTTTCTACAGCTCCCGGTGGTAAAGGTGCAAACCAGGCTGTTCAAATGGGATTATTAGGCTTAGATGTAGCGATGCAGGGTAAAGTCGGAAATGATGATTTCGGTAGAGTTCTTGTAGAATCAGCAGAAGCCGCAGGTGTCGATGTTAGCCGAGTTGGTAGAGATGGAAGTTTCTCTGCAGTTGGTAATGTCCAGATTGAAACTAGAGAAGACGGCAGTAATGAGAATAGAATAATTGTTGTTCCAGGAGCTAACTTAGAGATAAGCGCTAAAGACGTAGAGAATTTCAAAGAAGAAATCAAAAACTTCGACTATCTAGTACAGCAACAAGAAATTCCTCTAGATATAAATAGAGAAACTAGAAAAATTGCGTTTGAGCAAGGTGTAGAAATTTTACTGAATCCAGCTCCATCCTACTTGCTAGAAGATGAAGATTACAAATATATCAGTTATTTAGTTCCAAATGAACATGAACTAGCAGAACTAACAGGAGCCAAATCCGAAGATTTTAATGACATAGAAACAGTAGTAGAACATGCAAGACAATTGATCAATAAAGGTTGTCCAAACGTTATAGTTACATTAGGGAGCAAGGGATCTTGCTGGGTAACTGCAGATGACTACGTGTACGTAGAAGCATTAAAGAATGTTAAATCTATAGACCCAACTGCAGCAGGAGATTCTTTTATTGGAGCTTTCGTTTTTACTTTAGCAAATGATTTTGAAAAAGCAGAATGTCTAAGATTTTCTAACTATGTTGGAGCTTTGACAGTTTCAAAAGCAGGTGCCCAAACATCTTTATCCAAACTTCAAGAAGTATATGAATACGCCAAAGAACATGAAGAAGAAAATAGTTCGTTGTTAAGAAAAATAGAATCAATATTATAG
- a CDS encoding LacI family DNA-binding transcriptional regulator, with protein sequence MKTLYDIAKATGFSTSTVSRALNNSGYCNPKTKAIIEKAAKEMNYRPSNAGRVLKSQKSDRVMFCIPDIMNPFYFNMIRAISERLSLNDYYFLLSYTMHDESEEFKYLNLLQEHYADGMIMVSFDFNEELVEEMRKSNFPIVATNMIPNLKEDDNFDIVYVDHIKAMYIATEHLILNGHKDICVVVGNLSEQTSQERLSGFEQAMNKYNIEFSDDNIFIGDYTIDSGKLIAEEISQSKKKFTGIVCSNDLMSMGIVSKLQYKGFDIPNDFSIISLDNTEYADAIHPSLTSVDMKQYELGNLSCKLLLEKIIDERKGSKVIRLEPELVIRESVRELN encoded by the coding sequence ATGAAAACACTTTATGACATTGCCAAAGCAACAGGTTTTTCGACTTCAACTGTCTCTAGAGCTTTGAATAATTCTGGATATTGCAACCCAAAAACAAAAGCAATTATAGAAAAAGCTGCTAAAGAAATGAACTATAGGCCATCCAATGCTGGGCGAGTGCTTAAGTCCCAAAAAAGCGATAGAGTCATGTTCTGCATTCCAGATATCATGAACCCATTTTACTTTAATATGATTCGAGCTATATCTGAGCGATTATCATTAAATGACTATTACTTCCTACTCTCCTATACCATGCACGATGAATCTGAAGAATTTAAATACCTGAATTTGTTGCAGGAACACTACGCAGACGGAATGATAATGGTCTCTTTTGACTTTAACGAAGAACTTGTAGAAGAAATGCGTAAGTCTAATTTCCCAATAGTTGCTACTAATATGATCCCTAACTTAAAGGAAGATGATAACTTCGATATTGTTTATGTTGATCACATTAAGGCTATGTATATTGCAACGGAACACCTGATTCTTAACGGCCACAAGGATATTTGTGTTGTGGTTGGTAATCTGTCTGAACAGACTAGTCAGGAGCGTTTGAGTGGTTTCGAACAGGCCATGAATAAATACAATATTGAATTTTCTGATGATAATATTTTCATCGGTGACTATACTATTGATTCTGGGAAGCTTATTGCAGAAGAAATTTCTCAATCAAAGAAGAAATTTACAGGGATTGTTTGTTCTAATGACCTTATGTCAATGGGAATTGTCTCAAAATTGCAGTATAAGGGTTTTGATATTCCTAATGATTTCTCCATAATAAGCCTTGATAATACTGAGTATGCTGATGCCATACATCCTAGTCTAACCTCTGTAGACATGAAACAATATGAACTTGGTAATTTATCTTGTAAGCTCTTGTTAGAAAAGATAATTGACGAGCGCAAGGGTTCAAAAGTTATTAGACTAGAGCCTGAGTTGGTAATTAGAGAGTCTGTTAGAGAATTGAATTAG